The Penaeus chinensis breed Huanghai No. 1 chromosome 36, ASM1920278v2, whole genome shotgun sequence genome includes a region encoding these proteins:
- the LOC125044848 gene encoding uncharacterized protein LOC125044848: MIREVADIGNLQFGFRPGRGTTDAVFILRELQEKHLEGSKNLYHAFVELEKAFDRVPRELVYWSLPKKGVPETPQGTSEVGLHQGSSLSPLLSIIVIDVVSEECGEGLLWETLFVDDLVISATSEKNLEAQLRKWKKALQGRGLKVNMKKNVVMRSSKGAGINIKEESGAKYDQVDEFKYLGSTMASERGCERAVKDRVKAKWREVSAVMCDKSYQLS, from the exons ATGATCCGAGAAGTGGCGGATATAGGAAACCTGCAGTTTGGCTTTAGACCGGGGAGAGGCACGACAGATGCTGTATTTATACTCAGGGAGCTCCAAGAGAAACATCTGGAAGGCAGCAAGAACCTATACCATGCTTTTGTTGAGTTGGAAAAGGCATTTGATAGGGTGCCTAGAGAGCTGGTCTACTGGTCTCTACCGAAGAAAGGAGTCCCTGA AACGCCACAGGGAACATCGGAAGTCGGCCTTCACCAAGGATCAAGCCTGAGTCCACTCCTGTCTATCATAGTTATCGACGTGGTGAGCGAGGAGTGTGGTGAAGGATTGCTCTGGGAAACGTTGTTCGTCGACGACTTGGTCATTTCAGCGACGAGTGAAAAGAACTTGGAAGCACAGctcaggaagtggaagaaggcacTCCAGGGTCGAGGGCTAAAAGTGAACATGAAGAAGAATGTCGTCATGAGAAGCAGTAAAGGAGCAGGAATAAACATCAAAGAGGAGAGCGGCGCAAAGTACGACCAAGTTGATGAGTTCAAGTATCTCGGCAGCACGATGGCAAGTgaaagaggatgtgagagagcaGTGAAAGACCGTGTGAAGGCCAAGTGGCGAGAGGTTTCTGCCGTAATGTGCGACAAAAGTTACCAGCTAAGTTGA